In Paraburkholderia caribensis, a single window of DNA contains:
- the ruvC gene encoding crossover junction endodeoxyribonuclease RuvC: protein MRILGIDPGLRVTGFGVIDQSGHQLTYVTSGVIKTADADLPTRLGTIFEGISTLIRQHAPDQSAIEKVFVNVNPQSTLLLGQARGAAICGLVAGGVPVAEYTALQLKQAVVGYGRATKEQMQQMVVRLLCLSGIPSTDAADALGMAICHAHGGGTLSTLGGIAPALAKKGLRVRRGRLIG from the coding sequence ATGAGAATTCTCGGCATCGACCCAGGCTTGCGCGTCACCGGTTTCGGCGTGATCGATCAGTCCGGCCACCAGCTGACTTACGTGACGAGCGGCGTCATCAAGACCGCCGATGCCGATCTGCCGACACGCCTGGGCACCATTTTCGAGGGCATCTCCACGCTGATCCGCCAACATGCGCCGGACCAGTCCGCAATCGAAAAGGTGTTCGTGAACGTCAATCCGCAATCGACGCTGCTGCTGGGCCAGGCGCGCGGCGCCGCGATTTGCGGGCTGGTCGCGGGCGGCGTACCGGTTGCCGAGTACACCGCGTTGCAGTTGAAGCAGGCCGTGGTCGGCTACGGGCGCGCTACCAAGGAACAGATGCAGCAGATGGTCGTGCGGCTGTTGTGCCTGTCGGGCATCCCGTCCACCGACGCCGCCGATGCGCTCGGCATGGCGATCTGCCACGCGCACGGCGGCGGCACGTTGAGCACACTGGGCGGCATCGCGCCGGCGCTCGCGAAGAAAGGCTTGCGGGTACGGCGCGGGCGGCTGATCGGCTAG
- a CDS encoding histidine phosphatase family protein has product MATQVLFIRHGETDWNRIKRIQGHIDIPLATSGVGQARRLAERFAREAREGARLDAIYSSDLMRAQQTAQPFADVLGLPLNLSKGLRERNYGAFQGHDSDEISLRFPDEYVQWQTRDPGFSPPEGESQRVFYHRVLHAVEPVVAAHPNGRIAVVAHGGVLDCVYRFANGLPLDAPRNYALLNTSVNVVEFEDGRAKVVSWADVAHLDGHAEDDSFKKKTPEAGR; this is encoded by the coding sequence ATGGCAACACAAGTCCTCTTCATCCGACACGGCGAGACCGACTGGAACCGCATCAAGCGGATTCAAGGACACATCGATATTCCGCTCGCGACGAGCGGCGTCGGCCAGGCGCGACGTCTCGCCGAACGCTTCGCGCGCGAGGCGAGAGAAGGCGCACGGCTCGATGCGATCTATTCGAGCGACCTCATGCGCGCGCAGCAAACGGCGCAACCGTTTGCCGACGTGCTCGGGCTGCCGCTGAACCTCAGCAAGGGCTTGCGCGAGCGTAACTACGGCGCGTTCCAGGGGCACGACAGCGACGAAATCTCGCTGCGCTTCCCCGACGAATACGTGCAGTGGCAGACGCGCGATCCGGGCTTTTCGCCGCCCGAGGGCGAATCGCAACGCGTGTTCTATCATCGCGTGCTGCATGCCGTCGAACCCGTCGTCGCCGCGCATCCGAACGGACGAATCGCCGTCGTTGCGCATGGTGGTGTGCTGGACTGCGTGTATCGCTTTGCGAATGGTTTGCCGCTGGATGCGCCGCGCAACTACGCGTTGCTGAACACGAGCGTGAACGTCGTCGAATTCGAAGACGGACGCGCGAAGGTCGTGTCATGGGCCGATGTCGCGCATCTCGACGGTCACGCGGAAGACGACAGCTTCAAGAAAAAAACGCCCGAAGCCGGGCGTTGA
- the dusB gene encoding tRNA dihydrouridine synthase DusB, with product MPTLGSHTLRNNLFVAPMAGVTDRPFRQLCKRMGAGYAVSEMVASNAQLWKSEKTMRRANHTGEVEPIAVQIAGADPQMMAEAARYNVANGAQIIDINMGCPAKKVCNVAAGSALLQNEPLVQRIVEAVVNAVGVGPDAVPVTLKIRTGWDRDNKNALTIARLAENAGISMLTVHGRTRADLYHGEAEYETIAAVKASVNIPVVANGDITSPHKAREVLAATGADAIMIGRAAQGRPWLFREIEHFLLTGELMEAPRIDEIQQVMNEHLEDHYAFYGEFTGVRTARKHIGWYTRGLSGANVFRHRMNTLDTTREQLLAVNEFFDAQKAISDRLVYVDNEVNNNGEQDQTDRLAA from the coding sequence ATGCCCACTCTCGGCTCCCACACTCTGCGTAACAACCTGTTCGTCGCCCCGATGGCAGGCGTCACCGACCGGCCGTTCCGCCAGCTCTGCAAGCGCATGGGTGCGGGCTATGCGGTGTCGGAGATGGTGGCGTCGAACGCGCAGTTGTGGAAGAGCGAAAAGACGATGCGCCGCGCCAATCACACGGGCGAGGTCGAGCCGATCGCGGTGCAGATCGCGGGCGCCGACCCGCAGATGATGGCCGAGGCCGCGCGCTACAACGTCGCGAACGGCGCGCAGATCATCGACATCAACATGGGCTGCCCGGCCAAGAAGGTCTGCAACGTCGCGGCCGGTTCGGCGCTTTTGCAGAATGAGCCGCTCGTGCAGCGGATCGTCGAAGCCGTGGTGAATGCCGTGGGCGTCGGGCCCGATGCCGTGCCCGTCACGCTGAAAATCCGCACCGGCTGGGACCGTGACAACAAGAATGCGTTGACCATCGCGCGTCTGGCCGAAAACGCCGGCATTTCGATGCTGACGGTGCATGGCCGCACCCGCGCCGACCTGTATCACGGCGAAGCGGAGTACGAAACGATTGCCGCTGTGAAGGCCTCGGTGAACATTCCCGTGGTGGCGAACGGCGACATTACGTCGCCGCACAAGGCACGTGAAGTCCTTGCGGCGACGGGCGCGGACGCGATCATGATCGGCCGCGCGGCACAGGGGCGGCCGTGGCTGTTTCGCGAGATCGAACATTTCCTGCTGACGGGCGAGCTGATGGAAGCGCCGCGCATCGACGAGATCCAGCAGGTGATGAACGAGCACCTGGAAGATCACTACGCGTTCTACGGCGAATTTACGGGCGTTCGCACTGCGCGCAAGCACATCGGCTGGTACACTCGCGGCCTTTCTGGCGCCAACGTGTTCCGCCATCGTATGAATACGCTGGACACGACGCGCGAACAACTGCTCGCCGTCAATGAATTCTTCGACGCGCAAAAGGCGATTTCGGACCGCCTCGTGTACGTCGACAACGAAGTCAACAACAACGGTGAGCAGGACCAAACCGACCGACTAGCAGCATGA
- the ruvA gene encoding Holliday junction branch migration protein RuvA — protein sequence MIGRIAGVLLEKNPPHLLIDCNGVGYEVDVPMSTFYNLPGTGEKVVLLTQMIVREDAHLLYGFLTPQERSTFRELLKITGIGARMALAVLSGMSVQELSQTVTMQDAARLTRVPGIGKKTAERLLLELKGKLGADLGAMAGAASQSDHASDILNALLALGYSEKEGLAAIKNVPAGTGVSEGIKLALKALSKA from the coding sequence ATGATCGGTCGCATCGCCGGCGTCCTGCTGGAAAAGAATCCGCCTCACCTTCTGATCGATTGCAACGGCGTCGGCTATGAAGTCGATGTGCCGATGAGCACCTTCTACAACCTGCCCGGCACCGGCGAGAAAGTCGTGCTCCTCACGCAGATGATCGTGCGCGAGGACGCCCACCTGCTGTACGGCTTTCTGACGCCGCAAGAGCGTTCGACGTTTCGCGAGTTGTTAAAGATCACGGGCATCGGCGCGCGCATGGCGCTTGCCGTGCTGTCCGGCATGAGCGTGCAGGAACTGTCGCAGACGGTGACGATGCAGGACGCCGCGCGCCTTACGCGCGTGCCGGGCATCGGCAAGAAGACGGCGGAGCGGCTCCTGCTCGAACTGAAGGGCAAGCTCGGCGCCGATCTTGGCGCGATGGCGGGCGCGGCGTCGCAGTCCGATCACGCGTCCGACATCCTGAATGCGTTGCTGGCATTGGGATACTCCGAAAAAGAAGGCCTGGCTGCCATCAAGAACGTGCCGGCGGGCACGGGCGTTTCCGAAGGCATCAAGCTCGCGCTGAAGGCGCTGTCGAAGGCCTGA
- the ruvB gene encoding Holliday junction branch migration DNA helicase RuvB — translation MIEHDKLAAERIIAATPVSPNEEAFERALRPRQLDEYVGQEKVRGQLEIFIEAAKRRSESLDHVLLFGPPGLGKTTLAHIIAREMGVNMRQTSGPVLERAGDLAALLTNLEANDVLFIDEIHRLSPVVEEILYPALEDYQIDIMIGEGPAARSVKLDLQPFTLVGATTRAGMLTNPLRDRFGIVARLEFYNAEELARIVSRSASLLGAQIHPDGALEIARRSRGTPRIANRLLRRVRDFAEVKADGNITAQVADAALKMLDVDPVGFDLMDRKLLEAILHKFDGGPVGVDNLAAAIGEERDTIEDVLEPYLIQQGFLQRTPRGRVATLMTYRHFGLAAPDTASPVRNLWDSEPS, via the coding sequence ATGATCGAACACGACAAACTCGCCGCCGAACGCATCATCGCCGCCACGCCCGTGTCGCCGAACGAAGAAGCGTTCGAGCGCGCGTTGCGCCCGCGCCAGCTCGACGAATATGTCGGCCAGGAAAAGGTGCGCGGCCAGCTGGAAATCTTCATCGAAGCGGCCAAACGCCGCTCCGAATCACTTGATCACGTGCTGCTGTTCGGGCCGCCCGGTCTCGGCAAGACCACGCTCGCGCATATCATCGCGCGCGAGATGGGCGTCAACATGCGGCAAACGTCTGGCCCCGTGCTCGAACGCGCGGGCGATCTCGCTGCGCTGCTGACCAATCTCGAAGCCAACGACGTGCTCTTCATCGACGAGATTCACCGGCTGTCGCCCGTCGTCGAGGAAATCCTGTACCCGGCGCTGGAGGACTATCAGATCGACATCATGATCGGCGAAGGTCCGGCCGCGCGCAGCGTGAAGCTCGATCTGCAGCCGTTCACGCTGGTCGGCGCGACCACGCGCGCAGGTATGCTGACCAACCCGTTGCGCGACCGCTTCGGCATCGTCGCGCGGCTGGAGTTTTATAACGCCGAAGAACTGGCGCGTATCGTGAGCCGCTCGGCGTCGCTGCTGGGCGCTCAGATTCATCCTGACGGCGCACTGGAAATCGCCAGGCGCTCGCGCGGCACGCCGCGTATCGCGAACCGGCTGCTGCGCCGCGTGCGTGACTTCGCCGAAGTGAAGGCGGATGGCAATATCACCGCGCAGGTCGCGGATGCCGCGCTGAAAATGCTCGACGTCGATCCCGTCGGTTTCGATCTCATGGACCGCAAGCTGCTCGAAGCGATCCTGCACAAGTTCGATGGCGGACCCGTCGGCGTCGACAATCTGGCGGCAGCGATCGGTGAAGAGCGCGACACCATCGAAGACGTGCTCGAACCCTATCTGATCCAGCAGGGCTTCTTGCAGCGCACGCCACGCGGACGTGTCGCCACACTGATGACGTATCGGCACTTCGGCCTGGCCGCACCGGACACAGCGAGCCCCGTGCGCAATCTGTGGGATTCGGAGCCGAGCTGA
- a CDS encoding Fis family transcriptional regulator has protein sequence MSKHNIEQCVRDSLGMYFQDLDGSNPHDVYDMVISCVEKPLLEVVLEQAGGNQSLAAEYLGINRNTLRKKLQQHGLL, from the coding sequence ATGAGCAAGCACAATATCGAACAATGTGTCCGCGATAGCCTGGGGATGTACTTCCAGGATCTCGACGGCTCCAATCCGCACGACGTCTACGACATGGTGATTTCGTGCGTAGAAAAACCGTTGCTCGAGGTGGTGCTCGAGCAGGCCGGCGGCAATCAGTCGCTGGCAGCCGAGTATCTCGGCATCAACCGCAATACGCTGCGCAAGAAACTGCAACAGCACGGCCTGCTGTAG
- the dtd gene encoding D-aminoacyl-tRNA deacylase, producing MIALIQRVRRAEVRVADRVTGAIDAGLLALVCAERGDTDAAADKLLAKMLGYRVFSDAAGKMNLPVQNIDGAGRAGGLLLVSQFTLAADTNSGLRPSFTPAAPPDEGKRLFDYFVAAARTKHPIVETGEFGADMQVSLVNDGPVTFWLQTRA from the coding sequence CGCCGACCGTGTGACAGGCGCGATCGACGCGGGGCTGCTCGCGCTGGTCTGCGCCGAGCGCGGCGACACCGATGCCGCCGCCGACAAACTGCTCGCCAAAATGCTCGGCTACCGCGTGTTCAGCGACGCCGCGGGCAAGATGAATCTTCCTGTGCAGAATATCGACGGCGCGGGGCGCGCGGGCGGCTTGCTGCTCGTCTCGCAGTTCACCCTGGCCGCCGATACCAACAGCGGCCTGCGCCCGAGCTTCACGCCCGCCGCACCGCCCGACGAGGGCAAGCGCCTGTTCGACTACTTCGTGGCCGCCGCGCGCACGAAGCATCCCATCGTCGAAACGGGCGAATTCGGCGCGGACATGCAGGTCTCGCTTGTCAACGACGGCCCGGTAACGTTCTGGTTGCAGACGCGCGCATAA
- the purH gene encoding bifunctional phosphoribosylaminoimidazolecarboxamide formyltransferase/IMP cyclohydrolase gives MIKQALISVSDKSGIVDFAKSLSDLGVKILSTGGTAKLLADAGLPVTEVADYTGFPEMLDGRVKTLHPKVHGGILARRDLPEHMAALEKHDIPTIDLLVVNLYPFVQTISKEECSLEDAIENIDIGGPTMLRSAAKNHRDVTVVVDPADYAAVLEEMRANGNTVGYKTNFRLATKVFAHTAQYDGAITNYLTSLTEELQHRDRNTYPATLNMAFDKVQDLRYGENPHQSAAFYRDIAVPAGALANYRQLQGKELSYNNIADSDAAWECVKTFDAPACVIIKHANPCGVAVGANPHEAYSKAFQTDPTSAFGGIIAFNREVDETAAQAVAKQFVEVLIAPSFSDAAKQVFAAKQNVRLLEIALGDGHNAFDLKRVGGGLLVQSLDAKNVQPHELRVVTKRHPTPKEMDDLLFAWRVAKFVKSNAIVFCANGMTMGVGAGQMSRVDSARIASIKAQNAGLTLSGTAVASDAFFPFRDGLDVVVNAGATCVIQPGGSMRDDEVIAAADEHNIAMVVTGVRHFRH, from the coding sequence ATGATCAAGCAAGCGCTCATCTCCGTTTCCGACAAGTCCGGCATCGTCGATTTCGCGAAATCGCTGTCCGACCTCGGCGTCAAGATCCTGTCGACGGGCGGCACCGCGAAACTTCTCGCGGACGCCGGCCTTCCCGTTACCGAAGTGGCCGACTACACGGGCTTTCCGGAAATGCTGGATGGGCGCGTGAAGACGCTGCACCCGAAGGTACACGGCGGCATCCTCGCCCGCCGCGATCTGCCCGAGCATATGGCGGCGCTCGAAAAGCACGACATCCCGACCATCGACCTGCTCGTCGTGAACCTGTACCCGTTCGTGCAGACGATCTCGAAGGAAGAATGCTCGCTGGAAGACGCGATCGAGAACATCGATATCGGCGGCCCGACCATGCTGCGTTCGGCAGCGAAGAATCATCGCGACGTGACCGTCGTGGTCGACCCGGCTGACTACGCGGCCGTGCTCGAAGAAATGCGCGCGAACGGCAACACGGTCGGCTACAAGACCAACTTCCGCCTGGCGACCAAGGTGTTCGCGCACACCGCGCAGTACGACGGCGCGATCACGAACTACCTGACGAGCCTCACGGAAGAACTGCAGCACCGCGATCGCAACACCTACCCGGCCACGTTGAACATGGCGTTCGACAAGGTGCAGGACCTGCGCTACGGCGAGAACCCGCATCAGAGCGCCGCGTTCTATCGCGACATCGCGGTGCCGGCCGGCGCGCTCGCGAACTATCGCCAGTTGCAGGGCAAGGAACTGTCGTACAACAACATCGCCGATTCGGACGCGGCGTGGGAATGCGTGAAGACGTTCGACGCGCCTGCATGCGTCATCATCAAGCACGCAAACCCGTGCGGCGTGGCCGTCGGCGCGAACCCGCACGAAGCGTATTCGAAGGCGTTCCAGACTGACCCGACCTCGGCATTCGGCGGCATCATCGCATTCAATCGCGAAGTGGATGAGACGGCGGCGCAGGCTGTTGCGAAGCAGTTCGTCGAAGTGCTGATCGCGCCGTCGTTCAGCGACGCGGCCAAGCAGGTGTTCGCGGCCAAGCAGAACGTGCGTCTGCTCGAAATCGCACTGGGCGATGGCCATAACGCATTCGATCTGAAGCGCGTGGGCGGCGGTCTGCTCGTGCAATCGCTCGATGCGAAGAACGTGCAGCCGCACGAGCTGCGCGTCGTCACGAAGCGCCATCCGACGCCGAAGGAGATGGACGACCTGCTGTTCGCATGGCGCGTCGCGAAGTTCGTGAAGTCGAACGCGATCGTATTCTGCGCGAACGGCATGACGATGGGCGTCGGCGCGGGCCAGATGAGCCGCGTGGATTCGGCGCGCATCGCGAGCATCAAGGCGCAGAACGCGGGCCTGACGCTGTCGGGCACGGCTGTGGCGTCGGACGCGTTCTTCCCGTTCCGCGACGGTCTCGACGTGGTCGTCAACGCGGGCGCGACCTGCGTGATCCAGCCCGGCGGCTCGATGCGCGACGACGAAGTAATCGCCGCCGCCGACGAGCACAACATCGCGATGGTCGTGACGGGCGTGCGCCACTTCCGCCACTGA
- a CDS encoding LysE family translocator, with translation MLSLTTLALFSGACLALTATPGPDMLLIASRSVSQGRAAGFASLAGILVGTYCHALAAAFGLSQLFLAAPMAYDVVRFTGAAYLLFLAWKTFRSEGTMLAPDASMRRYPVGRIFRQGLFTNLLNPKVALFVLALFPQFVKPEAGSVAVQIMLLATVLNVIGFFVNGSVILLASRLSRKLTGGKRPSRWPQYLLGSVFAGLACRLALAGQR, from the coding sequence ATGCTCAGTCTCACCACGCTCGCGCTGTTCTCAGGCGCGTGTCTCGCGCTTACCGCCACGCCCGGTCCCGATATGTTGCTGATTGCCTCACGCAGCGTGAGTCAGGGAAGGGCCGCGGGTTTTGCGTCGCTCGCCGGGATTCTGGTCGGCACGTATTGCCATGCGCTTGCCGCCGCGTTCGGCCTGTCACAGCTCTTTCTCGCCGCCCCGATGGCCTACGACGTCGTGCGCTTCACGGGCGCGGCCTATCTGCTCTTTCTCGCGTGGAAGACGTTTCGCTCGGAGGGCACCATGCTGGCGCCCGATGCGTCGATGCGCCGTTATCCCGTCGGCAGAATTTTCAGGCAAGGGTTGTTCACGAACCTGCTCAATCCAAAGGTTGCGCTGTTCGTGCTGGCATTGTTCCCGCAGTTCGTGAAACCCGAGGCGGGCTCGGTCGCCGTGCAGATCATGCTGCTTGCCACCGTGCTCAATGTGATCGGCTTCTTCGTGAATGGCAGCGTGATTCTGCTTGCCAGCCGGCTGAGCCGGAAACTGACCGGCGGCAAGCGCCCTTCGCGCTGGCCGCAGTATTTGCTCGGCTCGGTGTTCGCAGGGCTGGCATGCCGGCTGGCACTGGCGGGGCAGCGCTGA